The DNA sequence GTTGCTGTGCGGGTCCACCGAGCCGTCCGACCACAGGGGGCCGTCCTGCTCGCCCTTGGCCGCGGGGGGCTCGGCCGTGGCGGTCGGTTGTCGCGTCGGCGCCTCGGCCGTCCCGCGGGACTCGGGCGTCCGCGCCGGCGTCGGGTCGGCCGACGGGGCGGGCGGGACCGGGGCCCGGGTCGTCGGCTCCGGGGCCGGGGCCGGCGTCGGCGAAGTGGCCACCGACTGCTGCGGGGCGTCCTCCTGCACGGCGGACGCCACCGCGTACCCGCCGACCGCGAGCACTCCGGCGACCGCGGCCGTCGCGCTCACGACCCGGAACCAGCCGTACACCGGGGGGTTGGTCGCCCGGTGGTCGGTGCGGGGCTGCCCGGAGGGGTCCGCCATGCCGCGCTGGACGCGGGCCAGGATCCGCTCGCGGTCGGGCTCGTGCGCCTCGGCCGCCTCGTGCAGCCGGACGCGCAGTTCGTCGTGCACGTCCCGCCGCATCATCGGTTCCTTCCCGCGGCGCCCTCGGTGCGCACCATCGCCGCCGCGTGCACCTTGAGGGGAGCGCCCTGCGTCCCGAGCAGCCGTTGCAGCTCGGCCATCCCCTTCGAGGTCTGGCTCTTCACCGTACCGACCGATATCCCGAGGGCGAGCGCGGTGTCCTTCTCGGACAGGTCGAACGCGTGCCGCAGCACCACACAGGCGCGTTTGCGGAACGGGAGTCCACGCAACGCCTCCTGGACGTCGACGACGCCCGCGACGTCCGGGTTCTCCGTCTTCTCCTCGCGCTGCGACCAGAACAGGGCGACCCGCCGCCGCTCCCGGACCGCGCTGCGGATTCTGGTGCGGGCCAGATTGGCCACGACGCCGCGCGCGTACGCGACCGGACGGTCGGCCGCGCGGACCCGGTCCCAGCGGTGCCACAGCGCCAGCAACGCGTCCGCAGCCAGGTCGTCGGCGGCGTCCGCCTCCCCGGTCAGCAGGTGGGCCAGGCGCGCGAGTTCGGCATAGTGACGCTCGAAGAAGGCATGGAACTCCACGGAGGCGGCGTCGTCGACGACCGTGCCCACGGACGGCCCTCCTTGCCTATGAGTGGCATGTGTATGACATGTGATCGTCCGGCGATCTTTCCGCGATCATGCTGCGAGGTCGGGAAGCGTAGCAGCGATCGAATGTCCTGTTCGTACGAGGTCTCGAACAACGTGTGGTGCGTCGCACGTGAGCAGGCCTGATTCCGTAACACGGAGAAAACCTGAAGCGTGTTCAACGCGGGAACAATCCAGCCAGCATCCGCACACCGATCAGTCAGGCAGCAAGGAGCATCCGCCATGTCCGATTCCCAGAAGGTGGCCGACCGGTCAACTGCCCCGCCGCCAGGCGTGAACAGCGTCGACCGGTTCTTCAAGATCTCCGAACGGGGTTCCACCTTCGCCCGTGAGATACGCGGCGGCTTCGCCACGTTCTTCACGATGGCCTACATCCTTGTCCTGAATCCCATCATCCTGGGCAGCGCGAAGGACAAGTTCGGCCATCAGTTGGATGCGGTCCAACTCACCACCGCCACCGCCCTGGTGGCCGCGGTCATGACGATCATCATGGGCGTCGGCGGCAACCTCCCGCTCGCCCTCGCCGCCGGTCTGGGCCTGAACGCCGTCGTCGCCTTCCAGATCGCCCCGCTGATGTCCTGGGACGACGCGATGGGCCTGGTCGTCCTCGAAGGCCTGTTGATCTGCGTACTGGTGGTCACCGGGCTGCGCGAGGCCGTCATGCACGCCATCCCGCAACCGCTCAAGCAGGCGATCAGCGTCGGCATCGGGCTGTTCATCGCCTTCATCGGCTTCGTCGACGCCGGGTTCGTCAGCCGTATCCCGGACATCGCGAACACCACCGTGCCGGTTCAGCTGGGCGGCACCGGCCAGCTCACCGGGTGGCCGATCCTCGTGTTCTGCCTCGGAGTTCTGCTGACGATCGCCCTGCTCGCCCGGAAGGTGAAGGGCGCCATCCTGATCAGCATCGTGACCATGACGGTCCTCGCGATGGTCATCAACTCGGTCGCCGACATCAAGGCCTGGGGCCTGACCACACCCGCCTGGCCCGACAAGGTGGTCGACACTCCCGACTTCGGACTCCTCGGCGACTTCAGCCTGTTCGGCGCGTTCGGCGAGACCACCGTTATCACCGTCGTCCTGCTGATCTTCACGCTGGTGCTGTCCGACTTCTTCGACACCATGGGCACCGTCGTCGGCATCAGCGCCGAGGCCGGACTCCTCGACGAGCAGGGCAAGGTGCCGAACCTCGGCCGGGTGCTGCTGATCGACGGCGCCGCGGCGGCAGCGGGCGGCGCGGCCTCCTCGTCCTCGGCGACCTCCTACATCGAGTCGGCCGCCGGCGTCGGCGAAGGCGCGCGCACCGGCTTCTCCAACCTCGTCACCGGCGGCCTGTTCGCCCTGGCCCTCTTCCTGACCCCGCTGCTCACCATCGTCCCGCTCCAGGCGGCCGCGCCCGCGCTCGTCGCCGTCGGCTTCCTGATGATGACCCAGGTCAAGCACATCGACTGGGACAAGTACGAGATCGCGATCCCGGCGTTCCTGACCATCGCCGTCATGCCCTTCACCTACTCGATAACCAACGGCATCGGGGCGGGCTTCCTCGCCTACGTGGTGATCAAGACGGTGCTGGGCAAGGCGAAGGAGATCCACTGGTTGCTGTGGGGAACGTCGGTGCTCTTCCTCGTGTACTTCGCCATCAACCCGATCGAGCAGCTTCTGGGCGTCAAGTGACCGGCTAGTTCTTGAGCGCCGCCTCCATCACCTTCTTGGCCACGGGGGCGGCCAGCCCGTTGCCGCTGACCTCGGAGCGGGACGCGTTCGACTGCTCCACGATCACCGCCACGGCGACCTCCTTGCCGTCGGCCTTCCCGTACGACGTGAACCAGGCGTACGGCGTCTTGCTGTTCTTCTCGCCGTGCTGGGCCGTGCCCGTCTTGCCGCCCACCGTCGCGCCCGGGATACGCGCGTTCGTGCCCGTGCCCTCCTCGACGACCGTCTGCATCGCTGACTGGAGCTGCTCGGCGGTGTCGGAGCTGACGATCTCCTTGGTCTCCGCGCTGTCGTCGTAGTTCTCCAGGACATCGCCGCCGCCATCGGTGATCTGCGACACCATGTGCGGCGAGACCAGCTTGCCGCCGTTGGCGATGGCCGCCGACACCATGGCGATCTGCAGCGGGGTGGCGGTGACGTCGAACTGGCCGATACCGGACAGCGCGGTCTGCGGCCGGTCCATGTCGGACGGGTACACGCTGGGGTACGCCCGCACCGGGACGTCCTGCTCCTCGTCGTTGAAGCCGAACTTCTCGGCCGTCTCGCGGACCTTGTCCTGGCCGAGGTCGACGGCCATCTTCCCGAAGACGTTGTTGCAGGAGTACTGGAGCGCGACCCGGATCGAGGCGTCCTCGCAGGGCGCGTTGGGGTTCTCGTTGCCCAGCTCCCGGTTGGTGTCCGGCAGCGGGTACGGGTCCGGACTCTTCGTCTTCTCGTCCACCGACGCGTACAGGCCGTCCTCCAGCGCGGCGGCCGCCACGACCAGCTTGAACGTCGAGCCCGGCGGCAGCGGCTGCCGCAGTGCGCGGTTCGTCATCGGCTTCTCGGGGTCCTTGGTCAGCTGCTTCCAGGCCTCCGAGTCGCCCGTGGTGATCCGCGACGGGTCGAACGACGGAGTGGAGACGACCGCGAGGATCTTCCCGGTGGCGGGGTCGATCGCGACGGCGGCGCCCTTCTTGTCGCCGAGCGCGTCGTACGCCGCCTTCTGCACATCCGGGTCGATCGTCGTGATCACATTGCCCGGGTCGGCCCGCTTGTCGGTGATCGTGTCCATCACGCTCTTCACGCGGGTGTCGCTGCCGTCGAGCAGGTCCTGGTAGATGCCCTCCAGCTGGGTCGCTCCGAACGCCTGCGAGCTGTAGCCGGTCACGGCCGAGTACAGCGAGCCGTCCGTGTAGGTCCGCTTGTACGCGAGGTCGCCGCTCTTCGTCGGCGCCGAGCCGGTGACCGCCTCGCCGCCCACGATGATGTTGCCGAGCGGCTGGCTGTACAGCGCCATCGTGTTCCGCCGGTTGTTCTTGTCGTCCGCAAGGGCCTGGCCGTCGTAGAACTGCACCCAGGTCGCCCTGACCAGCAGAGCGAACACCAGGAGCAGCGTGAAGACGGACGCCCGCCTGATCGTCTTGTTCATCCCACTCGAGAGACGATCAGGATGGGGGCAATCGTTCCCTTGCGCCCCCCTTTCTCATCGAGCGTTCATGAAGCCCGCCTCGTACGCGGCGATCACGGCCTGCGTCCGGTCCCGGGTGCCGGTCTTCGCCAGCACCGCCGCCACATGCGACTTCACGGTGGCCGGGCCGACCTCCATCCGCCGTGCGATCTCCGCGTTGGTCAGGCCCTGCGCCATCAGCCGCAGCACCTCGCGCTCGCGGCCTGTGAGCCTTGCCACCCAGGCCGGCGGTGCGGGGTACGCGCGCGCGTGCTCGGCCGCGAGGGTGCGCACGGCCGACGGGAACAGCAGGGTGTCGGAGTGCGACACCAGCCGTACGGCCTGCACGAGCGCGTCGGCGTCCGCCCGCTTCAGCAGGAACCCGGCGGCTCCCGCGCGCAGGGCGTCGTACACGTAGGAGTCGTTCTCGAAGGTGGTGACGACGACGATACGGGGCGGTTCGTCGAGGGTGGCGAGGATCTGCTCGGTGGCCCGGATGCCGTCGATCTCGGGCATGCGTACGTCCATGAGCACGACGTCGGGTCTCCGGTCCCGTACGACGCTCACGGCCTCGGCACCGGTCGCCGCCTCGCCGACCACCTCCAGGTCCGGCTCGGCGGAGAGGATGGCGCGCAGGGCGCTGCGGACCATGCGCTCGTCGTCGGCGAGGACGACGCGGATCGCGGGGCGGGGCGTCATGGGCGTTCCCTCGGGGTCGGTGGGCAGGTCATCGGCAGCCGTACGCGCAGTGTCCAGACGCTCTGCGCCGCAACCGCTTCCGCCGGACCCGCCTCCATCGTCCCGCCCAGCAGCCTGGCCCGGTCGGCGATGCCGCGCAGGCCGTGGCCGCCGCCGGGGCGGCAGGTGGGGGCGTGGGTCAGCGGGTTCTCCACGCTGATCTCCAGATCCCCTTCGGCGATCACGATCCGCAGGGTCACGCTCACCCGCTCCCCGGCGTGCTTCAGGGCGTTGCTCAGCCCCTCCTGCACGATGCGGTAGGCCTCACGGGACAGTACGGGCGGCAGCGCCCCGGCATCGGCGTCGACCCTGGCGGTCACCCGCAGCCCGCCCGCGCGCGTGCGGTGCAGCAGGCCGTCCAGGTCGGCGCCGAGGGTGGGCGCCGGGGCCGTACCGGGAGTGTCGCCGTCCCTCAACACGCCCAGGACGGCGTCGAGTTCGCCGACCGTGCGCCGGGTCGTGTCCTCGATCGCGGCGAGGGCCTCGCGGGCGAACTCCGGGTCGGTGTCGAGGACCCGGCGGGCCGCGCTCGCCTGCAGGGTGACGGCGCTCAGGGCGTGGCCGACGGAGTCGTGCAGTTCGCGCGCGAGCCGGTTGCGCACGGCTAGGTCGGCGGCGCGGGCCTCGACCGCCGCGAGCCGGTCCTCCGGCGTGGGGCCGAGCAACGCGGGCGCCCAGCGGGCGAGAAGCGAACCGCACACGGCCGCGCAGCCGGCGAGCGCGACGAGCGTCGCCATGCCCGCGACCGGCGCGAGCGCGAGCACCCAGGTCCGGTCGAGGGCCTCGGGCAGGTCCACGAGCCGCGCGCCGCCCAGCCACACGAGCAGCGGCAGCGCGGTGAGGAAGCCGGCGAACGGCGGAACCGCCAGCGACATCCCCGAGATGATCCCGCCGAACCCGAGATGCAGCGTGAACCAGGCAGCCGCCCGCCCCTTCGCCGCCCGCGACCGGGCGGGCCCGTGAGCGAGCAGGCCCGCGTCGACACCGCACAGCGACCGCACCGCCCCCGCCTCCAGGGGCCGGGTCAGCGGGAACAGGGCCGCGGTGAGGGCGGCGAGGGGCAACCCGACGGTGAAGGAGAGCAGTTGCAGGGGGAGGTCGTTGAAGACGTACCGGGAGTTGGTCGCGGGGCCGACGACGAGCTGGCCGACGAAGACGTACGGCATGGCCAGCGCGCCGCCGAGGATCAGATGGATCCAGCGCCGACGCGCCCGCCGCCCGAACAGCAACCCGAGGAACCGGCTCACGCCGTACGACGATTCCGGCTCGCGGATCGCTCCGCGAGGAAGTGGACGCCGAGGCAGGCGACGAGGATGCCGACGATCATCTCGCCAGCGTAGGCGTAGTTCTCCAGCGGCGTCGGGCCGTCGGCCATGTCGGTGAGCGTGGCCAGCGCCAGCCAGCCCGCCCAGCACACCAAGGCCGCTGAGCCGACCCAGGCGAGGGCGAGCGGCAGCTTGACGGGCAGCGCCCGGCCGCGCCGGAAGGCGAGGAGGAAGCCGCCGGTGACGGCCATGACGAGGAACACGGCGGACAGGACCTCCATGACGTAGAAGTCGCTGGTCCGGTCGGCGATGCGAGTGCCGTTGAGCCCGGCGGTGCTGCCGAACGCCCACAGCAGGTGGGCGGTCAGGGGAAGCATTGCGAGGACGGTGGCGGCCACGGCGATCGCCCGCTGGGCCGACCCGATGACGCCGACCGGCAGCTCCCGGACCCGGCCCTCCCACAGCCCGCCCCAGCGGTCGCGGGCGTACAGCACGAACAGGGCGCCGAGGGAGAGGCCCTGCACGATGAACCCCGTGTAGACGACGCCGTACACCCATGTGTGGAGGAACGGCTCCCCGCCGTCGTCGGTGGTGTCCAGGGTGCCGCCGAGGGCGCCCACGAGAAGCTGGATCGGGAACCCGGCCATGAGGGGTGCGAGCAGCCCGGTGGCCACCCACGCGGGGAAGGCCAGGAGCCACGCGGGCACCCGCAGCCCCCGCGGCCGGGTCAGCACCAGCGCGAGCACGATCACGGCCGTGTCCATGAGGACGGTCACGCTGTTGGCGACGGCCATGCCCGCCCGGTGCTCCAGCAGCGTGCTGCCCGCCGGGATCCCGATGTGACTCCCGGCGATCCAGGCGACCTTGAGCGAGAGATAGGGCACGCAGGAGACGATGGCGACGGCCCGCAGGGCGCGACGGGACCTGCCGGGACCGACAGCGGCGTCGTTCTCCGGGGCGGGAGCGAGTGTCTGCGTCATACCGCCACGCTCCCGCGAGAGCACCGGCCGGCGCCTCCTGCACAGCGACGATCCGTCTCCGCCTGACGGGGGAGAGGACCTCAGCCCTCCAGGTGCAGCACGACCTCGTCGATCTCCTCGTCCCGCGCGTTCGCAAAGCCCCTCGCGTGCGCGGTCACCCGGAACCCGCACTTGGACAGCACCCGCAGCGAGCCCTCGTTGTCGGCCGCCGCCCGCGCGTACAGCGGGCGCTCGGGAACTTCGGCGAGCAGCCTCAGCAGGGCGGCCGTGGCAACACCCCGGCCCCAGTACGCGCGGTCGACCCAATACGTGACCTCCCGCTCGCCGGGGTCCCCGTACACGGCCGCGCTGCCCACCACGTCACCGTCGGCCAGAATCGTGCGCAGGACGTCGTCCGAGGACCGGATTCGCCTCCAACGCGCGTCGAAGGCGTCCCAGTCGTCCGGATCCTTGGGGGTGAAGGCCGCCATCCGCAGGGCCTCCGGGTCGTTCAACTGCCGGTAGAAGACAGGAAGATCGCTGTCGTGCACCTCACGGAGTTCCACATCCATGGAGTCATAGCCTACGAGTGGCCAGCGTCAGCCGGTCGCGCGCGTCGAACAGCGCGTCCTTCACCATCTGTTCGTGCGCGGGCGTCAGCCGTGCCACCGGCACCGAGCAGCTGATCGCGTCGCGGGCCGGCGTGCGGTACGGGATCGCCACGCCGAAGCAGCGCAGGCCGAGGGTGTTCTCCTCGCGGTCGACGGCGAAGCCCTGGTCGCGGACCTGGTGCAGCTCCTCGATGAGCTTCTCGCGGTCGGTGATCGTGTTCTCGGTCAGCGCGGGAAGCGTCTCCGGGAGCATCTTGCGGACCTGTTCGTCCGTGTAGGTGCTCAGCAGCGCCTTGCCGAGGGAGGTCGAGTGGGCCGGGAGCCGGCGGCCGACCCGAGTGAAGGGGCGCAGGTAGTGCTGGGACTGGCGGGTGGCCAGGTAGACGACGTTCGTGCCGTCCAGCCGGGCCAGGTGGATCGTCTCCGTCGTGTCGTCCGAGAGACGGTCCAGCGTCGGACGCGCCGCCGCGACCACCTCGTCGCCGTCGATGTACGAGGTGCCGACCAGCAGCGCCCGTACGCCGATGCCGTACCGCGTGCCCGTGGCGTCCGTCTCCACCCAGCCCAGCTCCACGAGCGTGCGCAGCAGCATGTACAGACTCGACTTGGGGTAACCGACGGCCTCCTGGACCGCGGCGAGGGAGTGCATACCGGGGCGTCCGGCGAAGTATTCGAGCAGTTCAACCGTCCGTACCGCGGACTTGACCTGCGCTCCGCCCCCCGTCTCGACAGCCGACATCGCCCTTGACCCCTTCGTTCGACGGGAAATAG is a window from the Streptomyces sp. NBC_00299 genome containing:
- a CDS encoding SigE family RNA polymerase sigma factor, giving the protein MGTVVDDAASVEFHAFFERHYAELARLAHLLTGEADAADDLAADALLALWHRWDRVRAADRPVAYARGVVANLARTRIRSAVRERRRVALFWSQREEKTENPDVAGVVDVQEALRGLPFRKRACVVLRHAFDLSEKDTALALGISVGTVKSQTSKGMAELQRLLGTQGAPLKVHAAAMVRTEGAAGRNR
- a CDS encoding NCS2 family permease, with the translated sequence MSDSQKVADRSTAPPPGVNSVDRFFKISERGSTFAREIRGGFATFFTMAYILVLNPIILGSAKDKFGHQLDAVQLTTATALVAAVMTIIMGVGGNLPLALAAGLGLNAVVAFQIAPLMSWDDAMGLVVLEGLLICVLVVTGLREAVMHAIPQPLKQAISVGIGLFIAFIGFVDAGFVSRIPDIANTTVPVQLGGTGQLTGWPILVFCLGVLLTIALLARKVKGAILISIVTMTVLAMVINSVADIKAWGLTTPAWPDKVVDTPDFGLLGDFSLFGAFGETTVITVVLLIFTLVLSDFFDTMGTVVGISAEAGLLDEQGKVPNLGRVLLIDGAAAAAGGAASSSSATSYIESAAGVGEGARTGFSNLVTGGLFALALFLTPLLTIVPLQAAAPALVAVGFLMMTQVKHIDWDKYEIAIPAFLTIAVMPFTYSITNGIGAGFLAYVVIKTVLGKAKEIHWLLWGTSVLFLVYFAINPIEQLLGVK
- a CDS encoding peptidoglycan D,D-transpeptidase FtsI family protein, yielding MNKTIRRASVFTLLLVFALLVRATWVQFYDGQALADDKNNRRNTMALYSQPLGNIIVGGEAVTGSAPTKSGDLAYKRTYTDGSLYSAVTGYSSQAFGATQLEGIYQDLLDGSDTRVKSVMDTITDKRADPGNVITTIDPDVQKAAYDALGDKKGAAVAIDPATGKILAVVSTPSFDPSRITTGDSEAWKQLTKDPEKPMTNRALRQPLPPGSTFKLVVAAAALEDGLYASVDEKTKSPDPYPLPDTNRELGNENPNAPCEDASIRVALQYSCNNVFGKMAVDLGQDKVRETAEKFGFNDEEQDVPVRAYPSVYPSDMDRPQTALSGIGQFDVTATPLQIAMVSAAIANGGKLVSPHMVSQITDGGGDVLENYDDSAETKEIVSSDTAEQLQSAMQTVVEEGTGTNARIPGATVGGKTGTAQHGEKNSKTPYAWFTSYGKADGKEVAVAVIVEQSNASRSEVSGNGLAAPVAKKVMEAALKN
- a CDS encoding response regulator transcription factor, translated to MTPRPAIRVVLADDERMVRSALRAILSAEPDLEVVGEAATGAEAVSVVRDRRPDVVLMDVRMPEIDGIRATEQILATLDEPPRIVVVTTFENDSYVYDALRAGAAGFLLKRADADALVQAVRLVSHSDTLLFPSAVRTLAAEHARAYPAPPAWVARLTGREREVLRLMAQGLTNAEIARRMEVGPATVKSHVAAVLAKTGTRDRTQAVIAAYEAGFMNAR
- a CDS encoding sensor histidine kinase, with amino-acid sequence MSRFLGLLFGRRARRRWIHLILGGALAMPYVFVGQLVVGPATNSRYVFNDLPLQLLSFTVGLPLAALTAALFPLTRPLEAGAVRSLCGVDAGLLAHGPARSRAAKGRAAAWFTLHLGFGGIISGMSLAVPPFAGFLTALPLLVWLGGARLVDLPEALDRTWVLALAPVAGMATLVALAGCAAVCGSLLARWAPALLGPTPEDRLAAVEARAADLAVRNRLARELHDSVGHALSAVTLQASAARRVLDTDPEFAREALAAIEDTTRRTVGELDAVLGVLRDGDTPGTAPAPTLGADLDGLLHRTRAGGLRVTARVDADAGALPPVLSREAYRIVQEGLSNALKHAGERVSVTLRIVIAEGDLEISVENPLTHAPTCRPGGGHGLRGIADRARLLGGTMEAGPAEAVAAQSVWTLRVRLPMTCPPTPRERP
- a CDS encoding GNAT family N-acetyltransferase, whose amino-acid sequence is MDVELREVHDSDLPVFYRQLNDPEALRMAAFTPKDPDDWDAFDARWRRIRSSDDVLRTILADGDVVGSAAVYGDPGEREVTYWVDRAYWGRGVATAALLRLLAEVPERPLYARAAADNEGSLRVLSKCGFRVTAHARGFANARDEEIDEVVLHLEG
- a CDS encoding IclR family transcriptional regulator, with the protein product MSAVETGGGAQVKSAVRTVELLEYFAGRPGMHSLAAVQEAVGYPKSSLYMLLRTLVELGWVETDATGTRYGIGVRALLVGTSYIDGDEVVAAARPTLDRLSDDTTETIHLARLDGTNVVYLATRQSQHYLRPFTRVGRRLPAHSTSLGKALLSTYTDEQVRKMLPETLPALTENTITDREKLIEELHQVRDQGFAVDREENTLGLRCFGVAIPYRTPARDAISCSVPVARLTPAHEQMVKDALFDARDRLTLATRRL